The following is a genomic window from Desulfofarcimen acetoxidans DSM 771.
GTCATGGGATCACTCCCTTCGTAATTATTATATCACATACTGCCAGTAAATGGTCATAGCATTATGAAATCCTTTTGTTGTAAAAGTGGATAATTACCTCCGCAACTTTATCCTATTCTATTATTGGGTCCGATCTATTTGAAAAATTAATGTCTCCTCACCATTCCACCAGCAAGCAGCTCTATTTTTCCTTCTAACTCCATGGCACAAAGGATTCTTAGTAATGCTGACGGATTACTCCCTAATATACCGGCCAATTGTTCAACACTTTGTGGGATCGGGCTAAGGTGATCGTAGATTTCTTTTTCAATCTGTGATAATGGCGGTATTTCGTTAACTCTTTTGTTCCTGTGTGCCTCATTAGAGTTTATTCTTCGCTCATGCTTCTTTTGTCCCGAATCTAACAGCAACTGGTTAGGATGAAGATAAATTTTAGCACCTTTATGAATCAGTTGGTTACATCCAGTACTTTCCTGACTATATATCTGACCGGGTACTGCCAATACTTGACGATTCTGTTTTTCTGCCAGTTGAGCAGTTATTAATGCCCCGCTTTTTTCTCCTGCTTCAACTATCAACAGCTTATTTGACCAGGCAGCAATCCACGTATTTCGCTGTGGAAAATGCTCGGCTCGTACCCTTGTCTGCGGCGGATATTCCGAAAGCAATACGCCTTCCTCAGCAATTCGATCCATCAAGCCACGGTGCTCTGCAGGGTAGCATACATCCACCCCACAACCTAAAATAGCTATCGTAAAACCACCTGCTTTGAGACAAGCCGTATGGGCATAACTGTCAATTCCCTTTGCCATACCGCTAATTACCGGAATATCTTGCTTTGCTAAAAAAGTGGCAGCTTCTTTAGTTACCTGCTTGCCGTAATCCGTACATCTCCGGGCACCGACGATACCCACCCCGGTACTGTTTGGCCAAAGGTTACCTCGATAATAGAATAGTACCGGTGCTTTTGAAAAATCTTTAACTTGTACCGGGTAGAGGGAATCATGATATGTCAATAAACGGATATTTTGTTTCTCTGTCCTGTCCAGGATTCGCCTGGCCTGTTCTAAGGATTTTGAAGCCTGGATTTTCTCAACGGTCTTATTATTTATTCCGGCTATCGTCATTAATTCCGTTCCAGATGCCAGATAAATACTTTCCGGTGATCCAAACTTATCTAACAGCTTCTTTTGCAGAATTGGCCCAATACCTTTTAACTGCGTCAACCATATCCAATATTCTTTCACCATCACTAGATAGCCAGCATGGTCACACGGTCTTTATCCAAATCTCGGGACATTAATGCGGCAGCAATATCCTGTTTTCGGATCTGCCTTGAACCCTCCAAATCGGCAAAGGTTCTCGCCACTTTTAGAAATTTATTAAAGGTTCTGGCGCTGTACTTAAATTTATCATGGGCCAGGCGCATAAGTCTCTTTCCATCCTCCTCCAGTAAGCAAAATTCTTTGACCAGTGCCTCCGTCATTTGTGCATTACAATTTACACCAGGAGTGTTAACATAACGTTTTTGTTGTATTTGCCGAGCAAATTCTACTCTCTCCCGGAGTTGTGCTGAGCTCTTTACATTGCTTTGACCTGATAAATCCAAGAAATCAACTGACTGAACATATTTTTGCAAATCAATACGATCTAAAATTGGCCCGGAAAGCTTCTGACGGTATTTCAGTACTTCATAATCACTGCACCGACATTTATCTTGTCCATAATAACCACAGGGGCAGGGATTCATGGCAGCTACCAACATAAAGTTACTGGGAAATGTGCAAACACTTTTAACACGGGAAATTGTAACCTGCTTGTCCTCCATAGGCTGGCGAAGGGCATCCAAGGTTTTTTTATTGAATTCAGCAATTTCATCCAGGAATAAAACTCCATTATGAGCCAGAGAAATCTCACCGGGAATGATGGGACTACCGCCACCGATTAGAGAGTTTAGGGAGGCATTATGGTGAGGAGCACGAAAAAGACGACGTGTAATAAGTTCGTTCCGATCCTTAAGTAGTCCCGCTACGCTGTATACCTTGGTGATTTCAATTGCCTCTTCATCACTCAAGCTAGGCAGTATTGTCGGTATACGCTTAGCAATCATTGATTTTCCACATCCGGGGGCACCTATCATCAGTATATTGTGTCCACCGGCTGCTGCGACCACAACATATTCAAGCAGAGTATCCTGCCCCTTAACATCCTGAAAATCTCCGCAATGATTTACTTCATCCAGAACAGAATCCTGTCCTTTTACCTCATCAGGAACAACATATGGGGCAGACCCGTTTAAATAATTAACCACTTCTTGTAGGTTGGAAAAGCCAAGAACATTAATATCTTTAACAACTGAAGCTTCTTTAATATTTTCTTTAGATACGATTAGTGTTCTAATTCCCTTATTGCGGGCAGTAACTGCCATTGGCAAAATGCCTATACATGGTCTTAAATCGGCATTTAGTGAGAGCTCACCAATAAAACCGAATTGCTCAACTTCAGGCACAGTAAGCTGGCCGGATTGAATTAACAAGCCTATTGCCATAGCTAGATCAAAATGGGATCCACTTTTTTTAAGGCTGCTTGGGGCCAAGTTAATCACGATTTTCATTTTGGGAAATTCATATTGGGCACAAGTAATAGCTGATTCTAATCTCTGCCGGGCTTCTTTCACTGCAGCA
Proteins encoded in this region:
- the dprA gene encoding DNA-processing protein DprA: MVKEYWIWLTQLKGIGPILQKKLLDKFGSPESIYLASGTELMTIAGINNKTVEKIQASKSLEQARRILDRTEKQNIRLLTYHDSLYPVQVKDFSKAPVLFYYRGNLWPNSTGVGIVGARRCTDYGKQVTKEAATFLAKQDIPVISGMAKGIDSYAHTACLKAGGFTIAILGCGVDVCYPAEHRGLMDRIAEEGVLLSEYPPQTRVRAEHFPQRNTWIAAWSNKLLIVEAGEKSGALITAQLAEKQNRQVLAVPGQIYSQESTGCNQLIHKGAKIYLHPNQLLLDSGQKKHERRINSNEAHRNKRVNEIPPLSQIEKEIYDHLSPIPQSVEQLAGILGSNPSALLRILCAMELEGKIELLAGGMVRRH
- a CDS encoding YifB family Mg chelatase-like AAA ATPase, producing the protein MAVVVRSFAIAGVDGYLVDVETMTLHGQPVTAIVGLGDAAVKEARQRLESAITCAQYEFPKMKIVINLAPSSLKKSGSHFDLAMAIGLLIQSGQLTVPEVEQFGFIGELSLNADLRPCIGILPMAVTARNKGIRTLIVSKENIKEASVVKDINVLGFSNLQEVVNYLNGSAPYVVPDEVKGQDSVLDEVNHCGDFQDVKGQDTLLEYVVVAAAGGHNILMIGAPGCGKSMIAKRIPTILPSLSDEEAIEITKVYSVAGLLKDRNELITRRLFRAPHHNASLNSLIGGGSPIIPGEISLAHNGVLFLDEIAEFNKKTLDALRQPMEDKQVTISRVKSVCTFPSNFMLVAAMNPCPCGYYGQDKCRCSDYEVLKYRQKLSGPILDRIDLQKYVQSVDFLDLSGQSNVKSSAQLRERVEFARQIQQKRYVNTPGVNCNAQMTEALVKEFCLLEEDGKRLMRLAHDKFKYSARTFNKFLKVARTFADLEGSRQIRKQDIAAALMSRDLDKDRVTMLAI